A single window of Larimichthys crocea isolate SSNF chromosome XII, L_crocea_2.0, whole genome shotgun sequence DNA harbors:
- the LOC104934335 gene encoding transportin-2 yields the protein MEWQPDEQGLQQVLQLLKDSQSPNTVTQRAVQQKLEQLNQFPDFNNYLIFVLTRLKTEDEPTRSLSGLILKNNVKAHYQNFPPTVADFIKQECLNNIGDPSPLIRATIGILITTIASKGELQTWPELLPQLCNLLNSEDYNTCEGSFGALQKICEDSSELLDSDALNRPLNIMIPKFLQFFKHCSPKIRSHAIACVNQFIIGRAQALMDHIDTFIESLFALAADEDSEVRKNVCRALVMLLEVRIDRLIPHMHSIIAYMLQRTQDPDENVALEACEFWLTLAEQPICKEMLSGHLVQLTPILVNGMKYSEIDIILLKGDVEEDEAVPDSDQDIKPRFHKSRTVTLQHEGGEDEEGEDIEEDDDDDDDTLSDWNLRKCSAAALDVLANVFRDDLLPHLLPLLKGLLFHPDWVIKESGILVLGAIAEGCMQGMVPYLPELIPHLIQCLCDKKALVRSIACWTLSRYAHWVVSQPPDSYLKPLMTELLKRILDGNKRVQEAACSAFATLEEEACTELVPYLSFILDTLVFAFGKYQHKNLLILYDAIGTLADSVGHHLNQPEYIQKLMPPLIAKWNELKDEDKDLFPLLECLSSVATALQSGFLPYCEPVYQRCVTLVQKTLAQAMMYNQHPDQYEAPDKDFMIVALDLLSGLAEGLGGHVEQLVARSNIMTLLFQCMQDTMPEVRQSSFALLGDLTKACFLHVKPCIAEFMPILGLNLNPEFISVCNNATWAIGEISMQMGAEMQPYVGMVLPHLVEIINRPNTPKTLLENTAITIGRLGYVCPQEVAPQLQQFIRPWCTSLRNIRDNEEKDSAFRGICVMIGVNPAGVVQDFIFFCDAVASWVNPKDDLRDMFYKILHGFKDQVGEENWQQFSEQFPPLLKERLSACYGV from the exons ATGGAGTGGCAGCCGGATGAGCAGGGACTTCAGCAGGTCCTCCAACTGCTCAAAGACTCACAGTCgccaaacacagtcacacagagagCTGTTCAACAA AAACTTGAACAACTCAACCAGTTTCCTGACTTCAACAACTATCTCATCTTTGTCCTCACACGACTCAAAACTGAAG acGAGCCGACTCGCTCTCTAAGCGGTCTGATACTGAAAAACAATGTCAAAGCCCACTACCAAAACTTCCCCCCAACTGTTGCGGACTTCATCAAGCAGGAATGTCTTAACAACATCGGTGACCCCTCACCGCTTATCCGAGCCACCATtg GCATCCTGATCACTACTATCGCCTCTAAGGGAGAGCTACAAACATGGCCCGAGCTGCTGCCCCAGCTCTGCAACTTGCTCAACTCCGAGGACTACAACACTTGCGAG GGCTCGTTTGGAGCACTGCAGAAGATCTGCGAGGACTCGTCGGAGCTGCTGGACAGCGATGCGCTGAACAGACCCCTCAACATTATGATTCCTAAATTCCTTCAGTTCTTCAAGCACTGCAGCCCCAAGATTAG GTCTCATGCCATAGCCTGTGTGAACCAGTTCATCATTGGCAGAGCGCAGGCTCTAATGGACCACATTGACACCTTCATAGAG AGCCTGTTTGCGCTGGCAGCAGATGAGGACTCTGAGGTTCGAAAGAACGTGTGCCGAGCCCTGGTCATGTTACTGGAGGTCCGCATTGACCGCCTGATCCCCCACATGCACAGCATCATCGCG TACATGCTGCAAAGAACCCAGGACCCTGATGAGAATGTGGCTCTGGAGGCCTGTGAGTTTTGGCTGACTTTAGCAGAGCAACCGATCTGTAAGGAGATGCTGTCCGGACATCTGGTGCA ACTGACGCCTATCTTGGTAAATGGAATGAAATATTCGGAGATAGACATCATACTATTAAAG ggtGACGTGGAGGAGGACGAGGCAGTTCCAGACAGCGATCAGGACATCAAGCCCCGTTTCCACAAGTCGCGCACTGTCACCTTGCAGCACGAAGGaggggaggacgaggagggggAGGACATCGAGGaagacgatgacgacgacgacgacactCTGTCTGACTGGAATCTGC GAAAGTGTTCTGCCGCAGCACTGGACGTGCTAGCCAACGTGTTCCGCGATGACCTGCTGCCCCACCTCCTGCCGCTCCTGAAAGGCCTGCTTTTCCACCCCGACTGGGTCATTAAGGAGTCTGGCATCCTGGTGTTGGGGGCCATAGCTGAGG GCTGCATGCAGGGCATGGTGCCCTACCTGCCGGAGCTGATCCCGCACCTCATCCAGTGTCTGTGTGACAAAAAGGCCCTGGTGCGCTCCATTGCCTGCTGGACCCTGAGTCGCTATGCACATTGGGTTGTCTCCCAGCCCCCCGACTCCTACCTCAAACCCCTCATGACAGAGCTTCTTAAACGCATCCTGGACGGCAACAAGAGGGTGCAGGAGGCTGCCTGCAG tgCATTTGCCACcttggaggaggaggcgtgCACCGAGCTGGTGCCCTACCTGAGCTTCATCTTGGACACGCTGGTGTTTGCCTTCGGAAAGTACCAGCATAAGAATCTCCTTATTCTCTACGATGCCATAGGAACTCTGGCAGACTCAGTGGGTCACCACCTCAATCAGCCG gAGTACATTCAGAAGTTGATGCCCCCCCTTATTGCCAAGTGGAACGAGCTGAAGGATGAAGACAAGGATCTCTTCCCACTACTAGAG TGTCTGTCGTCGGTAGCCACCGCTCTCCAGAGTGGGTTCCTGCCTTACTGCGAGCCCGTCTATCAACGCTGTGTCACACTAGTCCAGAAGACACTAGCTCAGGCTATG ATGTATAACCAGCATCCAGACCAGTATGAGGCTCCAGACAAGGACTTTATGATCGTGGCCTTGGATCTGCTGAGCGGCCTGGCTGAGGGCTTGGGGGGCCACGTGGAACAGCTCGTGGCGCGCTCTAACATCATGACCTTGCTTTTCCAGTGCATGCAG GACACGATGCCCGAGGTGAGGCAAAGCTCCTTCGCTCTGCTGGGCGATTTAACCAAGGCTTGCTTCCTCCACGTGAAACCCTGCATCG CTGAGTTCATGCCCATCCTGGGGCTCAATCTAAACCCagagtttatttctgtgtgtaacAACGCCACCTGGGCCATTGGAGAGATCTCCATGCAGATGG GTGCGGAGATGCAGCCTTACGTGGGAATGGTACTGCCACACCTGGTGGAGATAATCAATAGACCCAACACACCCAAGACTCTGCTGGaaaacacag CCATTACGATCGGTAGACTGGGTTACGTCTGTCCCCAAGAAGTGGCACCACAGCTACAGCAGTTCATTAGGCCATG GTGCACATCGTTGAGAAACATCCGAGATAACGAAGAGAAGGACTCGGCCTTCCGGGGAATTTGCGTGATGATCGGTGTCAATCCCGCAGGAGTGGTGCAG GACTTCATATTCTTCTGTGACGCCGTGGCCTCGTGGGTCAACCCCAAGGACGACCTGAGAGACATGTTTTATAAG aTCTTGCATGGCTTCAAGGATCAGGTCGGGGAAGAGAACTGGCAGCAGTTTTCGGAGCAGTTTCCTCCTCTGTTGAAGGAGCGCCTGTCGGCCTGCTACGGCGTCTAA
- the il12rb2l gene encoding interleukin 12 receptor, beta 2a, like, producing the protein MATLKTRWLQSILLVSLSSWCTLAVASLAPAPPAPPECFIPCDEPNCLLHISCTSDPRQEPQIPTNYSLHWKTANSEHGHAISGTSLNWLIHREDFSHHDKIRVWVQAKNQHGSARSEEVVFNTEDIIKPPPPTVTAMHQDPLEIHWTSTCNQLQGTCDVRHRTEAEQVWPEWENGFHSSYTFDDHRPCTVYEFQVRCACGRGLPSDWSAIQRIQGTETTPVGELDIWRDCRISKETSDCILMWKRLPMHRACGFILGYGVRLYYSNNTVELVNVSTAEPEGRLDCNEMQCRFNPSLKNVLSISVSAYNAHGATEPSKLVMPISGKDKNEQAIDLKMNEENLTVSWDLPSQLSDNLKEYVVQYKQECSQDQAFDWIKVNKSQRTAFFKGQFKKYTPYRVSLFTVSNGGEVHHLSSLIGYSLQKTPSRVPLFQVSSIAATHVTLLWKDVPPCEQYGVILYYQIGVAGQKVYNASAHDEDKTFKLPHLSPGQGYEVWIRAVNVAGPGENATTSFETEEKFAYVPVLLGILSLFVCVCFFCVAFSPCRSEKSCAWGDKVPDPRNSHIFRDMKHQINDPKSWICVPIFNEPHPEISLLEVVEIPLKASKSSLEKTSDADELSRPLVRKGSSQMDCQDDQRDDVVIEENHRTDHKYGRQAYSKMVDSDEDKEDSWSSEEEQCTSGYEKHFMPTPLEIL; encoded by the exons ATGGCCACACTTAAGACCAGGTGGCTTCAGTCCATCTTGCTGGTCAGCCTGTCGAGCTGGTGTACTCTTGCAG TTGCTTCACtcgctcctgctcctccagctcctcctgagtGCTTTATCCCTTGTGATGAGCCAAACTGTTTGCTACATATCAGCTGTACTTCAGATCCAAGGCAGGAACCTCAGATTCCCACTAACTACAGCCTGCACTGGAAGACAGCAAATAGCGA GCACGGCCATGCGATCAGTGGGACTAGTTTGAATTGGCTGATCCATCGTGAAGACTTTTCCCACCATGATAAAATTCGTGTTTGGGTCCAGGCTAAGAACCAGCATGGTTCTGCCAGATCTGAGGAGGTTGTGTTCAATACAGAAGATATCA TCAAGCCTCCCCCTCCTACAGTCACAGCGATGCATCAGGACCCCTTAGAGATTCACTGGACCTCTACCTGTAACCAGCTGCAGGGAACCTGTGATGTCCGACATCGCACAGAAGCAGAACAAGTCTGGCCTGAG TGGGAGAACGGATTCCATAGCAGCTATACATTCGACGATCACCGGCCCTGCACAGTCTATGAATTTCAAGTTCGCTGTGCCTGTGGCAGAGGCTTGCCAAGTGACTGGAGTGCCATCCAAAGAATACAAGGCACAGAGACGA ccccTGTTGGAGAGCTAGACATATGGAGGGACTGTAGGATATCCAAAGAGACCTCTGACTGTATTCTGATGTGGAAG AGGCTTCCTATGCATCGGGCATGCGGTTTCATTCTGGGATATGGAGTCAGACTGTATTACAGTAACAACACTGTGGAGTTGGTGAATGTGTCCACGGCCGAGCCAGAGGGCCGGTTAGATTGTAATGAGATGCAGTGCCGCTTCAATCCCTCACTAAAGAATGTATTATCAATCAGTGTATCAGCCTACAATGCTCATGGCGCCACAGAGCCTTCTAAACTCGTCATGCCAATATCAG GGAAAGATAAGAATGAGCAAGCTATTGACCTTAAGATGAATGAAGAGAACCTCACTGTGTCCTGGGATCTGCCCTCTCAGCTCTCTGACAACCTAAAGGAATATGTGGTGCAATACAAACAAGAATGTTCTCAGGACCAAGCATTCGATTGGATCAAAGTGAACAAAAGCCAAAGAACAGCATTTTTCAAAG GTCAATTCAAAAAGTACACACCGTACCGAGTGTCACTGTTCACAGTATCGAACGGCGGTGAAGTTCATCACCTTTCATCGCTTATTGGATATTCTCTTCAAAAAA CTCCCTCTAGAGTGCCATTATTTCAGGTATCTTCCATTGCTGCTACTCACGTGACTCTGCTTTGGAAGGATGTTCCACCTTGTGAGCAGTATGGGGTGATCCTTTACTACCAAATAGGAGTAGCTGGACAAAAAG TGTACAACGCATCCGCACATGATGAAGATAAGACTTTTAAGTTGCCGCATCTCAGTCCAGGACAGGGGTATGAGGTGTGGATAAGAGCTGTGAATGTAGCTGGGCCTGGAGAAAATGCCACCACGAGTTTCGAAACAGAGGAAAAGTTTG cataTGTCCCAGTCCTGCTTGGAATAttaagtctgtttgtgtgcgtatgctttttttgtgtggcaTTCAG TCCTTGTCGATCAGAAAAATCATGTGCATGGGGTGATAAAGTGCCAGACCCTCGCAATAGCCACATTTTCAGAGACATGAAGCATCAG ATTAATGACCCCAAGAGTTGGATCTGTGTTCCCATATTCAATGAGCCACATCCAGAGATCTCTCTGTTGGAGGTTGTGGAAATCCCACTCAAGGCTTCCAAGTCCTCCCTGGAGAAAACATCAGACGCTGACGAATTAAGTAGGCCATTGGTCAGAAAGGGGAGCTCACAGATGGACTGCCAAGATGATCAGAGGGACGATGTTGTAATAGAGGAGAATCATAGGACAGACCACAAATATGGAAGACAGGCATACAGTAAAATGGTTGACTCAGATGAGGACAAGGAGGATAGTTGGAGCTCAGAGGAGGAACAGTGCACATCAGGATATGAAAAGCACTTCATGCCAACTCCTTTGGAAATACT ATGA
- the rln3a gene encoding relaxin-3a, with translation MQLWPRRHGRAQFTVTCTVVLAVCLLVAGVQPMDDPTYGVKLCGREFIRAVIFTCGGSRWRRSITSADISEDPFSSRQEESSEGLTPNTVLDRVLQRNRELSFTPRDNQAEVFSRPARSFITEEILEALRKADRKGRDVVVGLSNACCKWGCSKSEISSLC, from the exons ATGCAGCTGTGGCCGCGTCGTCATGGCAGGGCACAATTCACTGTCACTTGCA CTGTGGTCCTGGCTGTATGTCTCCTGGTGGCTGGGGTTCAGCCCATGGATGACCCAACATATGGGGTGAAGCTCTGTGGCCGTGAGTTCATCCGGGCAGTCATATTCACTTGTGGAGGCTCACGATGGAGACGGTCAATCACGAGTGCAG ATATTTCAGAGGATCCATTTAGCTCCCGTCAGGAGGAATCCTCAGAGGGCTTGACTCCCAACACGGTGCTGGATAGAGTTCTCCAAAGGAACAGAGAGCTAAGTTTCACACCTAGAGACAACCAGGCGGAAGTGTTCAGCAGGCCAGCGCGTTCTTTCATCACAGAGGAGATCCTGGAAGCCCTCCGCAAAGCTGACCGTAAGGGCCGGGACGTGGTGGTGGGACTGTCCAATGCCTGCTGCAAGTGGGGCTGCAGCAAGAGCGAGATCAGCTCCCTTTGTTGA